The Channa argus isolate prfri chromosome 13, Channa argus male v1.0, whole genome shotgun sequence DNA window GTGGGACCTTTACTGTAGCTTGCACCATAAAGCAGTGTGGATGTGAAACTTGAAATATGTGCACCAACATGACAAGCAAAGAAGAAATCTCTACTTTTAATGCACATGATGcttcaacaaaacaaagtgtgacGGGCTGGATAAGACGCTAAATATTTATGCTGGGTGCAGCGTATAGACATATGCCCTGTGGTACTATCCCATTATCCAGAGCAGGAAGGAAGGGTGACCTAATGGGAAAGCTCACAGAAGACAGTAATCTTTTTACTGAGGGTGACCGAACGGGCtgccacacgcacacacctgtACATAACATTCAGGTAATGACAGTGCCAGTGATACTCCATGCAAAAGGTTTTTTCTTAGCCTtttagaagaaacaaaaaaaataccacaaacacacagaacactAACCTTTACTCTTTTGGTCTTGAGGAATCCAAAGGCAGGGACAACTCTTTTTGCTACTGAGACATTTTGTCAACTAGGGACCTGATGTGGGAGACTGGAAGAGGCAGGGACAAAAACCATTCTACTCTACAAACTAGTTCAGGAATATCTCACTACTTTGTTCACTTAAAAGGATGACTTCacatataattattatattgtgggtagtacatgtaaatgaatgtcattaaacatctctctgacttccctatattaaaacacAGGgtgaaaaaatgcctccagatgacatcacttggagcaATCTTCAGTTCAGCTGATTTCATCTCAGTGCTCATACCCTAGGGATTTGTGATCAAGGTCAACCTGCTTCTACAgagctccttcagatgacatctaAACTAATGACGAACTtatctgggtgatgtcatctggaggtagTTTTTAGCTACaagcagagacattttaatataggaaagtcagaCGTTTAAAAGAATTATATTATAAAAGAAATCACCCTTTAAATGACTAACTGCCAGAACATGTTTTTTGATGAAATACACCTTCTAAGCTAGAAACCAACTGATTACAATTCATTGCTGGCAGTGTACAGTACAGCCGTGCATGGTGGGCTACAACAGGTTAACTGTCAACAGCTGGTGGTCAAACAGAAACTGCATCTGTTCTgaatttgcaaaaatgtatcCATCCTCTAATACATGAGCATCGAGAGAAAACCCGTTTTAAAACCCAAACACCCAATAAAGCTTTAGCTGACTTAAggcacagcagaaaacaaacaggcaactctattttcagatgtttaaTATCAAAAAATAGTTATAATAAACCAAATGACACAACAATCTTAGAAACTTAATGTAATGTTATACTTTGGCCAAAAAGATAAGTTATACCTTAgcttaaaataatgaaacactCTTAAATATATGactgggattaaaaaaaattacttttcaatcttcatgtgtgcatttatttaaccAACACATGCAAAAAGTGTTGgcacaaaaaaatcatcttaAGTGAAAAATTGTAACATGTCAACAAAGATTACAAGTGATCTGATTTACTCCCTGGCTGCagacaaaattattttacatcattaatttaaatttgcCAAATAAAAAGGAACAACACTGAACTGAGATGTGTGGATCTGAACTTAAAACATACTGAATACAGATGAAAAATGAGACAAACCTACtgcatgaaaacattaaatacattcaCAGTAGAATCAACAAAAAGTCACGATGTCATAATCAAGGTGTGGGATTTGTGTAGAAATTCTTCAATTATTAAGgttttttgcatttacacaaaACACCCTTACTCTCTGCACTTCATGttgtttacaaaatataaagtaaataaaaaaaaaacaaaccattgaTTTAATAACACTGTTGCAATGAGCCAACAACTGATCTCAAAAACGGTACTTTcataaaacactaaataaaactTTCATGGTATAACATTGACATTTTGTGAAAGCAAAACCCTATTGAGTAAATAATTGTATATTTGAAAGCTCAGTTAAGTTTTCTTTCTTCGTTAACATCTGTAGCCTCTCATGTCATACACGATGTGGAAACAGACATGCATCGTTCCTGCAACCGCTGTGGTCTGCAGGATTTACTTTCTGTGCTGCAGTACAATTACACTGCAAAAAAACCTCCTGTCAACTATTTTTGACTTAAACTGCATCTATGGCTTGGAAAACTTGAGAAATAGGAACAGAGTATCATccgaaaaagaaaaaaaaaaaatgctggtaTCCCTAAAGACATGACAGTGGTATATTGCATGTTCCCTTCAAACACTTAATGAAGGCAGTTGATGTAGGTGATCTGAacagacaagtaaaaaaaacaatgatgtgaaggagaaaagaaatggGGAGAAATTCAATGTTAAGAATTCAGTTTTAGCATTCGTCTCTCTCTTTATGAAAATGTCACAGCCTGTAatggaacattaaaaaaagcagctgtGAAGAGTTGAGTCCCAGTTTGCGCTCTTCAATGCAAGTGCTTCTCCAAACCACTATGGAAAGTTCTTCATCTTTCTTGGACTAGGACTGAGAAACTTCctcattaaacacaaaatgtcacaaaagtgGTAAGAGCTGATGAGTGTCTCTGTGGGGTaaccaaaaaaatatacagaCTTCAGTGTTACTTCAAGGGAGAAGGTTAAATaagtgaaaaaaggaaatatgaaGTGCCTTTGTAATGCCACACAGTGGACAGTTTGTCAGCAAGACCTTaaactgtttaataaaactCAAGTACCCAGTCCTCAGTCTTAAGTAGTTGCAGTTTAAGCATATTTTAAGTGTCCTGTGTTCTCGCACTGTGAGACCTTCATATACATGAAGTGAGTGAGAAAAGCAGCATCTGTGATTCAAGCTGCaaatttaacaacaacaacaaaaaaaagtcagaagtaaaatgttttgaggTCACAGAAGCTCCATCGTGGTCCCATCTGCCAGAAGAATTAAAACATGAGCTGAACTTTACCAGTACATTGCGGACAATTTAATTACGTTTCTGAagtacgaaaaaaaaaaaattaaaactcaaGGCCACACTTAAGTTTTATCCTATTCCCCCCCCCCGAGAGCAGTTCTGGTTTGACAGATCCATGTTAACGTGAGGAAAGCATCCGTGTTTAACTCAGTTCTCACAAAACAAGTTCTGAGACAGAAGCAGAGGATTAAATAATGTGATATATGTTATAATAACCGCAAGAACACAGCCTAAGCTTAGAGAGTTGTGGTGTAAAGTGTATCAAAGACCTGTTAGCTGTACTTCTTTAACTCCTATTGACTTCAATGCATTTCACTGGTCAAAGTGGAGCTGTAGAGCTGGAAATAACAGTGGCCATAGTGGAAGTAGCATTACAGCTTCATGTTGCTGAAGTCCTTGGACAGAGTCTGGAGGTATGCATCGTGAATGGTGTCGAGGAAATCTGGATTGTTCTAAACAAGAGAAGATCAAACTATACATTAGAAAAACAGTGTGTAACACAACAGAACATTTTTGTTAGAATTCAACCGTTTCACTGGAAACCCAGGaatgtttacatttctgtttatacATGGTTACTGCAAGTTATAAATACTTATATCATAACATTAGTTTGGTAGAAAGTAATTGATGAAAACTGTTGATAGTAACATCGATAAACTActtgaaaaaaaacttgaaagcAGAAGTTAAACCATCCTAAATTACTGCTGTGGCACTTCACCTTTGAACTGGGACCCCATAATACTGTAATAAGTGGTAGAAGAAACTAGACACATAGTTTACTTATTTACACTATTTTAgtgtatacattttaataagccATTTCCACTTTAAAATACTTCTAGACCTAATCCACCTGCTTTCAAAAAGGGAATTACTTTGATACATGCGTTGCTCATCACAAGCTTGTACATGAAAACATGAGATCAGAAAATAGAATTCATTACTTATCTATTAAATTTGACAGTACACAATATGTAAACACATTGCCAAACATTTGGTATTGAACgtcttaatattttatttaaaagaagtaTTGTACTTCTTTCAGTACTTTATTGATTTGGTCCTAATATTTCTATAAATTTACTCCAGTAGGATTTTGAATCAAGAACTTTAACTTATAACTACATTAAGACTATGATAtttcttttactcaagtaaaggTTTAAGTaaagatttaaatatttcttgccACACAAATGTATGAAGAATTTTCCTTTACATACAGAAATCTGTTTAGGACCGTTTAGTCCCACCCAAGTTATCAAAACACTGCTGTAAATTTAGGTATAAACTTGTCATTTCACATGTAACAGCAGCGACCGTCAAAACACGGGAGAGGTCAGTATGTACAGGAGGGACagtataatataaaaagtacGCTGAAGGAAGCAGCCCTTTGTTTAGCAAAGCACCATAGCAGTCACCTATGAGAAATTACAGTAACATGTCCGTTCACTTGTTTGAAATCCTGTTCTATAAAACAATTCGTAATATTGCATGCTGTACTATCCATCCATaggctcacacacataatccAAACCCCATGCTGGGGCTCTCGCAGAATAGAGTGCAGGTAATTTCTGGTTCTTCGCGCTTAAACATTCGTGTTCTCACATATACAACCTCAAGCTAAAGTCCAGAGAAGATCAGGATTCCAGAATATGTGCAAAAGAGGCTTTAGACTTTTATCAGCAGACACCAACAGTATTCTTATGTTTCATGCCCTTTGTGTACCTTAATGAGGTTTATTAGAGTCTCCTGTAGGTGTTTTTTGCTGCAGACAGTTGATGAAGGCTCTGCAGCTCCTAATGAAGTGGACGATGGCTCAGAGGGGGCGGGAAGGACCACTGATGCTGCAGTCGGCGTTGTCTTATTGGTAGACTGCTGAAATGCGCTGGGGGAGAGAAGCACAGAAATCTCTGATCCTGGAATAGCAAGACCTGAACTCATGGAGACAGCCTGAGAAACAAAGAGGTGTAGAATAGCAGTTTAGATGTTAAAATATACACAAGATGGGGCCTACATCAGcaaacagatgcacaaaaaagctaacacacacacacttacagaaaTTTGTTTGATTAGGTTTGGTGGCGGAGAGAAAACATCCTCTTTGTTGTGCTGGAGAAGAGGTTTCCCCATCGGTTCTTGGAAGCTGTGGGGAGGGACCAGTGTGCTTGGCAGGAAGTTGGGTGCAAGAATGGGTTTGTGGATGTCTGAATTCACAGATGGTACTGCTGGTTTGAGCGTGCTGAGTATTTCCTGTCCCAAATAAGCTACAGAAGCAGCTGGTGGTGTTGCAGGACCAGGAGGAGCAACACGAGGCTCTGAGCTACCAGGAGGTACCATGAGCGGGGATACTGAGCACCGAGACTGCGGGTCAGATCTAGGGACTCCTGACTGTAAAACAGGGCTGGGATGTAGCACATAAGGAGATGGAAGGTGGCCTGGCGCTTGATGAGTCTGGTTGGACCCAGAGTCTTGGACTgcaaggagaggagggaggtgaGGTTTTTGTTGGGATGGAGTGTTATAAGACTGATTCTGGATGTAGACAGTGGAGAGGTCATTGGAAGCAGTGGTGGTGCTCTGTGCAGGCATGGCAGGTAGAGAGGGGTCCTTAGGGAGGGAAGAACCAAAGAGCTCCTCAACAGTGATCTGCTTCACCATCGTATGAGAGCTCTGGTGGGTAAAAAGAACAAATCTGTGAACTGGGTGGAAGTtaagcacaaagaaaacagtggCAAAACACTAAAGTAATccacaaaatataatacaaagaTATAATCATCAACTCATGATAACTAACTTCATTCATCaagtgaaaaaagcaaaaatttcTTGGTTCACGTTTCTTAAGCTAtcaggatttgctgcttttgtcaTCTTTATAACTTTAAACAGAATAAGAAATCTGTTCATGTAATATTTGTACCTTTTCAGGGTGTGGAGTGCTGTAGGCATGGTCTGTAGTGTTGATAGCTGTTTTTACGTTTGGCTCTGAGGACACATTCGTTTCGCTTGCCTGAGCCTGCATgtcacacaaagaaagaaaaatctaattgtatttttactttagatatttttactttaattatacagaaaagtaaaaattccAAGAACAGAGTAAAGGAGTTGGTATAATTCAGATTTCACATCCCTTCACAACACCTTAATAGAGTCCAGATTTAGTACCACTGTAATCCATACAATGCATGGGTGTGACTCATATGGTCTTTCTATGAAAGTTTCAGTCTGGTTGTAAGAAGAATTTCAAAATTTACTCCATGGGTTATGGGTGAATGTTTGAGTGTGAGGGAGCCACAAGTGCCACATTTTTACTCATGAGATGTACAGTCTGAATGAATGTTCATAGGTTTGCCATCTCACTCTCTGGTAttcttcttttgctttgctGAGTAGTTCCAGGATGTCTATAGGCCGTGGTTCTGCGACCCCATTGGTCCTCCTGGGCTCTGCCCTTTCTGGTGACCCTCTCTGGGCGTGGTCTGCTTCTTGTTTCACAATCCTGGGGGAGAGAGGtagcttgaaaaaaaattaccttACCTAAACTGCCATCAGgtttattattgtgtatttgAAATAGAATGAATAAGGCAAGCATGCTGATATGCATTGGTGAGTATTTTTTATCTACTAACCCGTATTTATTAAAAGgcctattatttttttatgccacACTCATGATTGAAGGAGTCTATACTCCATAATCAATGATCTATTCAAATGCAGCACAGCTGTGTCCAAGGCAGCGTAAAAGACATTATGGTGAAGTACTGTCCTGTCTCATCTGAATACATATACTGTCGGGCTACTTACTTGACCATTAGTTGAGCAATGCGTTGACAGTCCTTCTTGTCATAGAACCAAATACTATAGATTCCCActgcaagaaaaacacaaatacttgGTATTACAACACATATATACTGACCgaacaaaaaaagaatgttacataaaacaaacaaaaacaaaaaaccctaaACGTCACACCAATAACCAAATATCTATTAGGTTTTTGGTATACATGTTTTGAATAAAGGGTAGAGTATGTAACTTATCTGgatttttttagaaatatgctGCAAATGTATCTTagctaaaatgctaaaatgcaaaaaacCTTTCATGCAAAAATACCTACATAACTAATGCTGTTGGATTTTAATTCAAATCtaactaaaataaatgtctatAAATGTGTCCGTCatccatttgtttatttattaacctTTAAGACCTTTATTAACCTTTTTGTAAACATATTACAACTTATCTTCAATAATTGAAAGCAGACACTTTATGGAATTATATAGTAATCCAGCCACTGTTTGCTCAAATAATTACATACAAACAGACTGGACTGCATCTCTTTgtatttctctcacacacagagaagctcAGTCTCAGTCACCAtctaaaccacaaacacaaaaagctaaatgacCACTtgttacataataaaatgtaagaaaatacaaaagctgTAACCAATATTTGCTGAAACAACTGCTTGCTAGTATtagagtgcatgtgtgtaatttGTCTGTGATGAAATACAAGTGTATTTTAAGTCCATTGAGAGGCTTTGCCAACCTAGCAACCTGGGTGTTTATGTCTCTGCAGCATCTACTGTGACCAGAGGGAATATGGAGCAGAgtaaacaggtgtgtgtgtctcttggACACAGGTTTCTAACTTTGACAAGTACTCAAAGAGGCTCCAACCAAGAGACAAGTAACAACTAATATCAACATCTTACTGAAGAATCCATCCTTATAttggtttcttttctcttcaatCAAACTTCTACGTCACTCCTGCTAAGCTAATTTTTTAATGGTTTACAGTAGAGGAAGCACTTTTAGAACCACTTTGAAgatatttttctctttccctctctcaaCATCAGACATCTGGAATCTATAATACAACGATTTCACTTTGGCAGGAGCTTgagaaaaacccaacaaaaacaaaacagaactatTATTGTCTGAAACAAATCAAAGGAAATCACCAGTCTTCCTGAAAGGACTGCCAGGGGTGAGAGGAGTTTCCAACTTTACCTGAGGAATTACTGTCAACCAGTGTTTCCACGTTTATCTGTCTACAACTCAACCCACTCTGAGCAATTAAAATGCTAACAACAAGACGTGGACTCAAGTGAATTTGGTGGAGAAGCTGTTGTGgcctaaatactgaaaggaattgCATTATGTCTTCCATACCAGCCAGGCTGATCGGCAAACCGAGTCCAAAGGGGGAGCAGTCTACTTTGACTCTGACTTTGGCCATGTTATTTTTTCTGATAAGCAAACAAATGGGAAAACAATCCAACTCCTTATTCATTGCCTTGATGAAACTCCTGTTTAGACTTCTAATAGATTACCTCAGTGGCAGTGCTGTCAGTTACTTTTTGAAGATCTGAGGAGTTTCACCTTTCCTTTATGTTCATCTACCTATGCATTTAATTATTTCCAAAAGGCTACAGGACTACGGCATGCACACCTCACCGGATTAAAAACTGAAGCCAAATGCATAGCTTacttaaaaatatacattagtTTACATTAGTTAGATTCATCAGTCTAACCAGTAGGCA harbors:
- the dcp1a gene encoding mRNA-decapping enzyme 1A; this translates as METANAGHIMSLAALQRQDPYINRLLDVTGQVALYNFNSKANEWEKTEIEGTLFVYARSASPHHGFTIMNRLSTENLVEPINKDLEFQLQDPFLLYRNGNLGIYSIWFYDKKDCQRIAQLMVKIVKQEADHAQRGSPERAEPRRTNGVAEPRPIDILELLSKAKEEYQRAQASETNVSSEPNVKTAINTTDHAYSTPHPEKSSHTMVKQITVEELFGSSLPKDPSLPAMPAQSTTTASNDLSTVYIQNQSYNTPSQQKPHLPPLLAVQDSGSNQTHQAPGHLPSPYVLHPSPVLQSGVPRSDPQSRCSVSPLMVPPGSSEPRVAPPGPATPPAASVAYLGQEILSTLKPAVPSVNSDIHKPILAPNFLPSTLVPPHSFQEPMGKPLLQHNKEDVFSPPPNLIKQISAVSMSSGLAIPGSEISVLLSPSAFQQSTNKTTPTAASVVLPAPSEPSSTSLGAAEPSSTVCSKKHLQETLINLIKNNPDFLDTIHDAYLQTLSKDFSNMKL